Proteins from one Veillonellales bacterium genomic window:
- the fliE gene encoding flagellar hook-basal body complex protein FliE yields the protein MGIAPLKLLPVQGKSTSESGSAAAVGTKDFGQFLTDALNDVNKLQNDSAQASLDLAAGKIQDISQVTIAAEKATIALQLTMQVRNKVVDAYQEVMRMQV from the coding sequence ATGGGTATTGCACCATTGAAATTACTGCCGGTGCAGGGAAAATCTACTAGCGAATCAGGTTCAGCGGCAGCAGTCGGCACTAAGGACTTTGGTCAATTTCTTACTGATGCGTTGAACGATGTAAATAAATTACAGAATGATTCCGCTCAGGCTTCTTTGGATTTAGCGGCAGGAAAGATACAGGATATTTCTCAAGTAACGATTGCGGCTGAAAAGGCGACGATTGCACTACAATTAACCATGCAGGTACGTAATAAAGTTGTCGATGCCTATCAGGAAGTTATGCGAATGCAGGTATAA
- the flgC gene encoding flagellar basal body rod protein FlgC, with the protein MGMFGAIDASASGLTAERLRMDVISNNIANANTTRTAEGGPYRRQIVIFEPRSGEMAFSQMLSQELDGGSGVRVTGIEKDKSPTRRVYDPNHPDANQDGYVEMPNVNIVSEMVDMITATRAYEANVTAVNAAKSMAMKALEIGK; encoded by the coding sequence ATGGGAATGTTTGGCGCTATTGACGCTTCGGCTTCCGGTCTGACTGCCGAGCGCCTGCGTATGGATGTGATTTCCAATAATATTGCCAATGCCAATACGACCCGGACGGCAGAAGGCGGTCCTTATCGCCGGCAGATCGTCATATTTGAACCCCGTTCCGGGGAAATGGCATTTTCTCAGATGCTTTCCCAGGAGCTGGATGGCGGTTCGGGCGTTCGGGTAACCGGTATAGAAAAGGATAAGTCACCTACCCGCAGGGTTTATGATCCAAATCATCCTGATGCGAATCAGGATGGCTATGTGGAGATGCCAAATGTGAATATTGTGTCCGAAATGGTGGATATGATTACTGCCACCCGAGCTTATGAAGCGAATGTTACTGCGGTGAATGCAGCGAAAAGTATGGCAATGAAAGCGTTAGAAATAGGCAAGTAG